One part of the Populus alba chromosome 18, ASM523922v2, whole genome shotgun sequence genome encodes these proteins:
- the LOC118040647 gene encoding endoribonuclease YBEY, chloroplastic isoform X1: MLPRLSPLLRNSPMARAVSRATTPLPLPTLSPATTLSCLHSPSSLSFAPKPSNFNFFLLTNTGLFNKKFETFSQENYRCTVWASHRGYRKVRRRPEAARRSKEKDLELSVSICIEEGLPNDPEILSIAELLRLNVPTAMKFAFDSLKSSTFKTRDEAIADVGGFDSIELSVMLCNDEFIRKLNKEWRDEDHATDVLSMSQHVPGLDLPILMLGDIVISVETAARQAEERGHTLIDETRVLLVHGLLHLLGFDHEISEEAEAEMDKEEGVLLESLGWKGKGLIQSAYDAETTMNHHMGSSDDRMKEGSLRFYKPKFSYIFCDMDGTLLNSKSQISLTNAKALKEALSRGVKVVIATGKARPAVIDILKAVDLAGKNGVISEFSPGVFLQGLIVYGRQGREIFRSNLDLSVCREACLYSWEHRVPLIAFSNDRCLTLFEHPLVDLLHTVYHEPKAEIMPSVEHLLSAADIQKMIFLDTAEGVAKNLRPYWSEATGGRANVVQAVPDMLEIVPPGTSKGSGVKLLLDHLGVTAKEIMAIGDGENDIEMLELASLGIALSNGSEKTKAVANVIGASNDEDGVASAIYQYAF; the protein is encoded by the exons ATGCTCCCTCGCCTCTCTCCTCTCCTCCGCAACTCTCCAATGGCACGTGCCGTTTCACGCGCCACCACCCCTCTCCCACTCCCTACTCTCTCACCGGCCACAACTCTCTCCTGTCTCCACTCTCCTTCGAGTCTTTCATTTGCTCCAAAACCCAGcaattttaacttctttttGTTAACTAATACTGGACTCTTCAATAAAAAGTTCGAAACTTTTTCTCAAGAAAATTATAGGTGCACGGTTTGGGCCTCCCATAGAGGTTACCGGAAAGTCAGACGGCGGCCGGAGGCGGCGAGGAGGAGTAAAGAGAAGGATTTGGAGCTCAGTGTTAGCATTTGCATTGAAGAAGGCCTCCCTAATGACCCTGAAATATTG AGTATAGCAGAATTGCTTAGACTAAATGTGCCTACGGCAATGAAGTTCGCATTTGATAGTTTAAAAAGTTCAACTTTTAAAACAAGGGATGAAGCTATAGCTGATGTTGGTGGGTTTGACAGCATTGAGTTGTCTGTGATGCTTTGCAATGATGAGTTTATTAGAAAACTTAATAAGGAATGGAGGGATGAGGATCATGCAACTGATGTTCTTTCAATGTCACAACACGTGCCTGGCCTTGACCTACCAATT CTTATGTTGGGTGATATAGTGATTTCTGTTGAGACTGCTGCACGACAAGCCGAGGAAAGAGGACATACTCTTATCGATGAAACTCGTGTTCTCCTG GTTCATGGGTTGTTGCATCTTTTAGGGTTTGATCATGAAATTAGTGAAGAGGCTGAAGCTGAAATGGATAAGGAGGAGGGAGTTCTTTTGGAGAGTCTTGGCTGGAAAGGGAAGGGATTAATTCAGAGTGCATACGATGCAGAAACTACTATGAATCATCATATGGGAAGTTCAGATG ACAGGATGAAAGAAGGCAGTCTTAGATTCTATAAACCAAAATTCAGCTATATCTTCTGCGATATGGATG GAACGTTGCTGAACAGCAAAAGCCAAATCTCCTTGACCAATGCAAAGGCCTTGAAAGAGGCTTTGTCAAGGGGTGTGAAAGTGGTGATCGCGACTGGAAAA GCACGTCCTGCTGTGATAGATATTTTGAAGGCAGTAGATTTAGCTGGTAAAAATGGCGTTATCTCAGAGTTCTCTCCTGGTGTTTTCTTACAG GGGTTAATTGTTTATGGTAGACAGGGTCGGGAAATTTTTAGAAGCAATTTGGATCTGAGTGTCTGCAGAGAG GCATGTCTCTACTCTTGGGAGCACAGGGTTCCTCTTATTGCATTCAGCAACGATCGTTGCTTGACATTATTTGAGCACCCTCTAGTTGATTTACTGCATACTGTATATCATGAGCCAAAG GCTGAAATCATGCCTTCGGTTGAGCATCTCTTGTCTGCTGCGGACATACAG AAGATGATCTTTTTAGACACTGCTGAGGGAGTGGCTAAGAACCTGCGGCCATACTGGTCAGAAGCAACTGGAGGCCGTGCCAATGTTGTGCAAGCTGTTCCAGATATGCTTGAAATTGTCCCCCCTGGAACCTCAAAGGGGAGTGGTGTAAAATTGCTGCTTGATCATTTGGGTGTCACTGCAAAGGAG ataatggCTATTGGTGATGGTGAAAATGACATCGAGATGCTTGAGTTGGCTTCTCTAGGCATTGCTCTTAGCAATGGATCAGAGAAGACAAAAGCTGTGGCTAATGTTATTGGTGCCAGCAATGATGAAGATGGTGTGGCCTCTGCTATTTACCAGTATGCATTCTGA
- the LOC118040647 gene encoding endoribonuclease YBEY, chloroplastic isoform X2: MLPRLSPLLRNSPMARAVSRATTPLPLPTLSPATTLSCLHSPSSLSFAPKPSNFNFFLLTNTGLFNKKFETFSQENYRCTVWASHRGYRKVRRRPEAARRSKEKDLELSVSICIEEGLPNDPEILSIAELLRLNVPTAMKFAFDSLKSSTFKTRDEAIADVGGFDSIELSVMLCNDEFIRKLNKEWRDEDHATDVLSMSQHVPGLDLPILMLGDIVISVETAARQAEERGHTLIDETRVLLVHGLLHLLGFDHEISEEAEAEMDKEEGVLLESLGWKGKGLIQSAYDAETTMNHHMGSSDDRMKEGSLRFYKPKFSYIFCDMDGTLLNSKSQISLTNAKALKEALSRGVKVVIATGKGLIVYGRQGREIFRSNLDLSVCREACLYSWEHRVPLIAFSNDRCLTLFEHPLVDLLHTVYHEPKAEIMPSVEHLLSAADIQKMIFLDTAEGVAKNLRPYWSEATGGRANVVQAVPDMLEIVPPGTSKGSGVKLLLDHLGVTAKEIMAIGDGENDIEMLELASLGIALSNGSEKTKAVANVIGASNDEDGVASAIYQYAF, translated from the exons ATGCTCCCTCGCCTCTCTCCTCTCCTCCGCAACTCTCCAATGGCACGTGCCGTTTCACGCGCCACCACCCCTCTCCCACTCCCTACTCTCTCACCGGCCACAACTCTCTCCTGTCTCCACTCTCCTTCGAGTCTTTCATTTGCTCCAAAACCCAGcaattttaacttctttttGTTAACTAATACTGGACTCTTCAATAAAAAGTTCGAAACTTTTTCTCAAGAAAATTATAGGTGCACGGTTTGGGCCTCCCATAGAGGTTACCGGAAAGTCAGACGGCGGCCGGAGGCGGCGAGGAGGAGTAAAGAGAAGGATTTGGAGCTCAGTGTTAGCATTTGCATTGAAGAAGGCCTCCCTAATGACCCTGAAATATTG AGTATAGCAGAATTGCTTAGACTAAATGTGCCTACGGCAATGAAGTTCGCATTTGATAGTTTAAAAAGTTCAACTTTTAAAACAAGGGATGAAGCTATAGCTGATGTTGGTGGGTTTGACAGCATTGAGTTGTCTGTGATGCTTTGCAATGATGAGTTTATTAGAAAACTTAATAAGGAATGGAGGGATGAGGATCATGCAACTGATGTTCTTTCAATGTCACAACACGTGCCTGGCCTTGACCTACCAATT CTTATGTTGGGTGATATAGTGATTTCTGTTGAGACTGCTGCACGACAAGCCGAGGAAAGAGGACATACTCTTATCGATGAAACTCGTGTTCTCCTG GTTCATGGGTTGTTGCATCTTTTAGGGTTTGATCATGAAATTAGTGAAGAGGCTGAAGCTGAAATGGATAAGGAGGAGGGAGTTCTTTTGGAGAGTCTTGGCTGGAAAGGGAAGGGATTAATTCAGAGTGCATACGATGCAGAAACTACTATGAATCATCATATGGGAAGTTCAGATG ACAGGATGAAAGAAGGCAGTCTTAGATTCTATAAACCAAAATTCAGCTATATCTTCTGCGATATGGATG GAACGTTGCTGAACAGCAAAAGCCAAATCTCCTTGACCAATGCAAAGGCCTTGAAAGAGGCTTTGTCAAGGGGTGTGAAAGTGGTGATCGCGACTGGAAAA GGGTTAATTGTTTATGGTAGACAGGGTCGGGAAATTTTTAGAAGCAATTTGGATCTGAGTGTCTGCAGAGAG GCATGTCTCTACTCTTGGGAGCACAGGGTTCCTCTTATTGCATTCAGCAACGATCGTTGCTTGACATTATTTGAGCACCCTCTAGTTGATTTACTGCATACTGTATATCATGAGCCAAAG GCTGAAATCATGCCTTCGGTTGAGCATCTCTTGTCTGCTGCGGACATACAG AAGATGATCTTTTTAGACACTGCTGAGGGAGTGGCTAAGAACCTGCGGCCATACTGGTCAGAAGCAACTGGAGGCCGTGCCAATGTTGTGCAAGCTGTTCCAGATATGCTTGAAATTGTCCCCCCTGGAACCTCAAAGGGGAGTGGTGTAAAATTGCTGCTTGATCATTTGGGTGTCACTGCAAAGGAG ataatggCTATTGGTGATGGTGAAAATGACATCGAGATGCTTGAGTTGGCTTCTCTAGGCATTGCTCTTAGCAATGGATCAGAGAAGACAAAAGCTGTGGCTAATGTTATTGGTGCCAGCAATGATGAAGATGGTGTGGCCTCTGCTATTTACCAGTATGCATTCTGA
- the LOC118040647 gene encoding endoribonuclease YBEY, chloroplastic isoform X3, translated as MLPRLSPLLRNSPMARAVSRATTPLPLPTLSPATTLSCLHSPSSLSFAPKPSNFNFFLLTNTGLFNKKFETFSQENYRCTVWASHRGYRKVRRRPEAARRSKEKDLELSVSICIEEGLPNDPEILSIAELLRLNVPTAMKFAFDSLKSSTFKTRDEAIADVGGFDSIELSVMLCNDEFIRKLNKEWRDEDHATDVLSMSQHVPGLDLPILMLGDIVISVETAARQAEERGHTLIDETRVLLVHGLLHLLGFDHEISEEAEAEMDKEEGVLLESLGWKGKGLIQSAYDAETTMNHHMGSSDDRMKEGSLRFYKPKFSYIFCDMDGTLLNSKSQISLTNAKALKEALSRGVKVVIATGKARPAVIDILKAVDLAGKNGVISEFSPGVFLQGLIVYGRQGREIFRSNLDLSVCRESCTVEFCLPALSWIGYSWLWWLDAVAAVEFPEFYWSCPTFSSREVFSIKLYVFSMQKTFPSTLV; from the exons ATGCTCCCTCGCCTCTCTCCTCTCCTCCGCAACTCTCCAATGGCACGTGCCGTTTCACGCGCCACCACCCCTCTCCCACTCCCTACTCTCTCACCGGCCACAACTCTCTCCTGTCTCCACTCTCCTTCGAGTCTTTCATTTGCTCCAAAACCCAGcaattttaacttctttttGTTAACTAATACTGGACTCTTCAATAAAAAGTTCGAAACTTTTTCTCAAGAAAATTATAGGTGCACGGTTTGGGCCTCCCATAGAGGTTACCGGAAAGTCAGACGGCGGCCGGAGGCGGCGAGGAGGAGTAAAGAGAAGGATTTGGAGCTCAGTGTTAGCATTTGCATTGAAGAAGGCCTCCCTAATGACCCTGAAATATTG AGTATAGCAGAATTGCTTAGACTAAATGTGCCTACGGCAATGAAGTTCGCATTTGATAGTTTAAAAAGTTCAACTTTTAAAACAAGGGATGAAGCTATAGCTGATGTTGGTGGGTTTGACAGCATTGAGTTGTCTGTGATGCTTTGCAATGATGAGTTTATTAGAAAACTTAATAAGGAATGGAGGGATGAGGATCATGCAACTGATGTTCTTTCAATGTCACAACACGTGCCTGGCCTTGACCTACCAATT CTTATGTTGGGTGATATAGTGATTTCTGTTGAGACTGCTGCACGACAAGCCGAGGAAAGAGGACATACTCTTATCGATGAAACTCGTGTTCTCCTG GTTCATGGGTTGTTGCATCTTTTAGGGTTTGATCATGAAATTAGTGAAGAGGCTGAAGCTGAAATGGATAAGGAGGAGGGAGTTCTTTTGGAGAGTCTTGGCTGGAAAGGGAAGGGATTAATTCAGAGTGCATACGATGCAGAAACTACTATGAATCATCATATGGGAAGTTCAGATG ACAGGATGAAAGAAGGCAGTCTTAGATTCTATAAACCAAAATTCAGCTATATCTTCTGCGATATGGATG GAACGTTGCTGAACAGCAAAAGCCAAATCTCCTTGACCAATGCAAAGGCCTTGAAAGAGGCTTTGTCAAGGGGTGTGAAAGTGGTGATCGCGACTGGAAAA GCACGTCCTGCTGTGATAGATATTTTGAAGGCAGTAGATTTAGCTGGTAAAAATGGCGTTATCTCAGAGTTCTCTCCTGGTGTTTTCTTACAG GGGTTAATTGTTTATGGTAGACAGGGTCGGGAAATTTTTAGAAGCAATTTGGATCTGAGTGTCTGCAGAGAG TCTTGTACAGTTGAGTTTTGCCTGCCTGCTCTGTCCTGGATTGGATATTCCTGGCTCTGGTGGTTGGATGCTGTTGCAGCTGTAGAATTCCCTGAATTTTATTGGAGCTGCCCAACCTTTTCATCTAGGGAAGTCTTTAGTATCAAATTATATGTGTTTTCTATGCAAAAGACTTTCCCTTCTACTCTAGTTTGA